TATTATAACTTACCTTCGTTTTTAGCTAAGTAATCAGCAACACCATCTTTGTTTGCTTTCATACCTTCATCACCTTTTTGCCAACCAGCTGGACAAACTTCACCATATTCATTAGTAAATAACATAGCATCAACCATTCTAATCATTTCATCTACGTTTCTTCCTAATGGTAAGTCATTAATAACTGCATGTCTAACTGTTCCATCTTTATCAATTAAGAAAGATCCTCTTAATGCAACTGATTCACCAAATAGAACATCATAGTCTTTCGAAATTTGTTTATTTAAGTCAGCTACCATTGGGAATTTTACTCTTCCAATACCACCATTTTCAACTGCTGTTTCTCTCCATGCAAA
The nucleotide sequence above comes from Arcobacter lacus. Encoded proteins:
- a CDS encoding peroxiredoxin, which codes for MLVTKKAPDFTATAVLADGQIVENFNLYENIGEKGAILFFWPLDFTFVCPSEIIAFSKRTDEFKARGINVIGCSVDSQFSHFAWRETAVENGGIGRVKFPMVADLNKQISKDYDVLFGESVALRGSFLIDKDGTVRHAVINDLPLGRNVDEMIRMVDAMLFTNEYGEVCPAGWQKGDEGMKANKDGVADYLAKNEGKL